A region of the Apium graveolens cultivar Ventura chromosome 6, ASM990537v1, whole genome shotgun sequence genome:
GTTTCCTCTATTTTTGAGATTATTTCACTGGCAGGATGTTTGGATGTGAACCTTGTTTCTCGTTTGACAAGGCCCTGTTCACCAAAGAAACTGTTAAATGTTCCTAGCATAACATAGATTAACAAAATTGATATTTAATGCTACAAGTGTGATCATATACCATTTGTTTTTCAAAAAGAGAACTGAGATTGAGACCCTGTGATTTGGAAATGAGCTCAAAAGCATTCATAGTAACAGGTGCTGCTGGCCGTTCATCCCGCCTTTCCACAACTAGATTGGGAGATTCCTAATACACCAGGCCGGTAGGCGTTAAGTTTAGATATAATAATCTAATGAGGAAGATCTACAGAGTAGCCTGAAAAAATAACAGAGAACTTACCCCTGTTTCATCAAAGATGGCATTCACATCCTCAAGACTAACATCTTCTTGCACAAATCTAGGTGGCTGATATCCTTTTTTAAACCACTCATTCTCAATGACCTCTTGAATAGTTATCCGCTGTTTACACAAACATTGCATAATAATACATTGTTAAAACCTGAAAGATATATTACTTGCAAATCACTCAAAATTCAGCAaattttattctttttccaaACAAATTATAGATCTAATATGCGAATTAACTTACTGTTATTGGACTAGGGTCTAAAATTCTTTTGATTAATTTCTTTGCACTCGAAGAGAACCAGGGAGGACACGAGAAATCCGCTTTGAATATCTGCAGTTGGGTTAAATACACGAGAGCTAAATATAAGAAGATTATAAAATAGAATGAATGTTGAAGGCTTAGAGTATATCCAATTATAAGAGAGAAATGATATAGGATTAACCACTGCTACTTAGACATGTGAACCAAAAGGATCTTTGTACCTCACTTTTCTGTGTCCGGATATATATCTTTACCTTTTTTCTGCTCTATATGAAGCTTAATCTAAAGCTAATAAGCTTTGCAATAGGGTATCTACAATAATTTTGGAGGTACTAATAGAGTCTCGATTTCCTTATTTATAACATAAGAAGGTTCTTTACCGTCATTTTCACGGTTTAAGATTTGGTATGTTACAAATTAAATTGTCAGTGATATCAATGCAGGAATGAACAGTCTCCAACTTCAAGCTTCATAAATGAGAATAATGTACTTTTTGTGGTAAAGAAGAATGTTTACATTGATTACATAAATGAGAATAATGAGAATAAATGAGAATAATGAGAATAATCACATATTGATTACATTGTACACACACAAACATACACATAAAACTCAAGGGAATATCAGTAAGCAAACTCCTGTATGGTAAAAGATCCAATTACGTTTGGAAGTAAATATATATAAATGAATCACCTTTTTGTATAATGCCATGAGGTTGGATTCTTCAAAAGGCAAATAACCTGCCATAAGTACATAGAGGATTACACCGCATGACCACAGATCTGCCTTGGCTCCATCATAACCTTTATTATTTATCACCTGGAAAGTGACAAGTGAAAGTTATCAAAAGCCAATATTTAGGAAAAGAATGTTTGATAATTGCACCAGGTTTATACTATACCTCAGGAGCCACGTAGTTAGGAGTTCCACAGGTTGTGTGAAGCAATCCATCTTCCTGGTAAAGAGGACAGAGAAGCAAAGTGAAGAAACAGGTTGTGCTTGTTGAATTTATGTTGAAGGAATAGTAACTTTATTAGATCTGAATTACTAAAATGGAATAGCTTAATGCTCAAAGATATAGCACATTTGGTAACATAATCACACTCAACAAACTAAACTACTCACACGAACTTGTTGAGGCAGTGCACTTAAACCAAAATCTGAAACCTTGAGAACACCATTTGCATCCAGCAGTAAATTTTCTGGCTGTGCATTGAATATTGGATGACAGTATCAAGATACTAATGTCAGTATTTATCATCACCTGAGATTTATGAATAGCAACTGCTTGACCGCAGAAAAACTACTATAATAAGATATAGAGAAAGGTAACATCAACCTTGAGGTCTCTATGGAAAACCCCCCGACTATGGCAATAGTCCACCGCATTAATGAGCTGCTGGAAGTACTTCCTCGCCTCATCTTCTTTCAGCCTGCCCTTGGAAGCCTAGATCAACAAGAACAGCATTTAACCACATTAAATAGAACTTGCAAACAAGATGCACAAAAAAGTGCTGAGTTACGGCCATCAAAACTTACAATTTTGTCAAAGAGTTCCCCGCCAGTAACAAACTCCAGTACAATGTATATCTTTGTCTTGCTTGCCATAACCTACCCAAAAGTATCTCAAAACACTTAAAAACCAAAAGGGACCAATGGAGTAAATCACCCTCGTGATAAATTCAACCGTTAATGGACTAAATTCTAGACTTGCAAATAACTTGCGAGGGAGAAGAAATACAGCCAAAGTGTAGGAGTGATACAGTAATCCCATGAATTATAAGAGAAATAAACAAAAAATTTATGATCTACCATTAATACGCATACATGTATATAAAGTGTGGCTCGGTGATAATTAGATCGCATCCAATCATAACATTCTTACCTCGTGCATGCGTATAACATTAGGGTGTCTGACTAATTTCATAGTAGAAATTTCACGTTTGATCTGCACAAGTTAAAAACACATATTTAAAATCTTATTTTATATCTCAAGGGAGGCTACCACATTAAGTTCATGGTCAAATACCGAATCGATACATAATGGCAACACGTAATCAAGTACAGCTAGAGAGTGTATGAATTAATACTTCAAAACAGTGTCTATACTCTCAAGAAGAAAAGCTCATAACTTAATAGAAATGATATTACTGTAGTTTTATCAGCAAGAATTTCAGAAAAGTTGTTATGCTCGTCTTTTGTAAAGGTAAATGGAACGCACTTTCTATCGAGGTGGATGCACTTTTGTACAGGGCACAAACTAAAAGCAAAATTGAGCTCGGGCTTTGGTTTAAGCAAGGGCTTAACTGCACTCTGCACAGCTATACTGGAGTGTTAACAGCCAATAGCCTAAATCTTCAAATCGTAGGAACTTTAAGACTCAATAAATTTTAAACAACTAACAAACagttctctttttctttcttatttTAGTATTTCACAGAACCAATTTTGGAGAATAGTATTACGTGGTAATGGCAAATCAAGCTTTTAAAACACCTGGTAAATAGATGTGTTTGACTTGCTGGTGTTAGATATTGtaatctgttaatataaaaagGAAAGAAAATAGCTCACATGAAAAGAAAAGGAAGTTTAAACTTCGGTTTTACGTAATTCTACTTTTTCTTTCCTCAAAAAAACTTTCAAGAACATcttagttattcgataaatagtaTCCGAAATTAATTTCTAGTACATCACTCTATTTTTCTCCAACAGTCTCATAGTACTCCTCTTCTACAAGAATGATTTTTATTAGACCTAGAGCAATACTTAAAGGGTCTAGATAATAGATACTTATATTTAACCGATCAAATTGTTTGTTATTTTATCAACTTTCAGTTTCCTATAAAACTTTCACTTTAATCAACATAAGTTCCACCAGTTACATTCAGAAAAGTCACCTAAACACCGGAATATCGAAACAAACAATAAATCTACTAAAAAGGTAAATCGGAATTAGAACTAGGAAGACCAAAAACCAAAAGTACAGGACAGGAGTAAAGAGTTATATACCTGACCAATCATCTTATGCTTGAGAACTTTCTCTTTATCAAGAATCTTAATTGCCACATTTTCATTAGTCTGCGTATTCCTCGCAAATTTCACCTTTGCAAATGATCCTTCCCCTAGTGTCCTTCCCAATTCATATCTTCCAACTTTTGTCCTCCCACTACCTCCATTAGCACCACTACTTGAAGATTTTGATGCCATATCTATAATATCACCTATAGATACTAATCACTTCTCTGTGTATACTTATATATCCAAATACACACACCTCAAATAACACATATACCATCCATTGTATGTATCCAAGATTCAATCTTTTTTATTCTATCTCTAAAACCCACCACAATTTCTCTCCAAGATTCAATCTTTCTTGCTCTATCTCTAAAACCCACCTAAAATTTCTCTCCAAGATTCAATCTTTCTTGCTCAATCTTCAAAACGCACATAAAGTTCCTCTTAAAAATTAAATACAAATACCATCCATTGTTTTATATCTGACCCAGaatcaaatatttttatatatgGCCAAATAAAATAAACCCCACAAATCAAATTCTCTTCTTTTTACAAGGTTGCCAAACCTGAGACTTCTCAACACTCATCTTGCCTTGTGATTTTATAAGAACTCCAAAAAAAGAAAAACTCAAAAGATAAAATCAAAAATACCCTTTTCAAGAAATCTAGAAATATACCCAAGAGAATCAAAAGAAAGTAGAAAAGATTCCAAAAGATGTAATTTTGACGAGAAAAAAGCGAAATAAAACAGGCGACATGAATAAGCGAGTTGACCCAGATTTGAAATCGTTCAACTCAGTTTAATGTTGTTTGAAATTGAGAAAACGAGAAAGCTATTTTGGGGAAATGCTGTTGAATCTTTGGACGGCCAAAAGAGGGTGGTGAATTCAATGAGTGCACGCAagaacaattattttatttgtttatttatactcgatatttggatttggatataTTGTACGAAGAAGGTTTTTGTAGGCGAGGTGTTACTTGTATTTTCTGACGTGGTTTTATTTGATTTCCTAAGTTTTAATTTAAAATGACTTTACGTTCATTTTTAAAGTTCAAAATTAAAAAAGCAATACATTGAATCCCCTTGAAATCGGTATTCTTAAAACTTTTGGACTAAAATGCGATTTTAGATATTTAACAAAATTAAATGATATTTTTGCTTCATCAAATAATTGTTTAAACACAATTTGTTAATTTCAAGAATATTATcgaaaataatttattatatttaagAATAATATATACACTCTTCAGCCCAATTTAATT
Encoded here:
- the LOC141664235 gene encoding CBL-interacting serine/threonine-protein kinase 23-like; the encoded protein is MASKSSSSGANGGSGRTKVGRYELGRTLGEGSFAKVKFARNTQTNENVAIKILDKEKVLKHKMIGQIKREISTMKLVRHPNVIRMHEVMASKTKIYIVLEFVTGGELFDKIASKGRLKEDEARKYFQQLINAVDYCHSRGVFHRDLKPENLLLDANGVLKVSDFGLSALPQQVREDGLLHTTCGTPNYVAPEVINNKGYDGAKADLWSCGVILYVLMAGYLPFEESNLMALYKKIFKADFSCPPWFSSSAKKLIKRILDPSPITRITIQEVIENEWFKKGYQPPRFVQEDVSLEDVNAIFDETGESPNLVVERRDERPAAPVTMNAFELISKSQGLNLSSLFEKQMGLVKRETRFTSKHPASEIISKIEETAMPLGFDVKKNNYKLKLQGEKTGRKGHLSVATEIFEVAPSLHMVEVRKAGGDTLEFHKFYKNLSVGLKDIVWKNGEDAKELTQGVP